In Altererythrobacter aquiaggeris, the genomic stretch TCTGCAGCGTGTAGATATCGACACCGGACCGTCCGGCTTCGACTTCACCCGATGCGCGGATCACGATGCGGGTCGCGTCAACCTGATCGACTACGCCGCCGCGCTGCGCTGAAATTGCCGCACCCGAATCGCGGGCCACGGTTTCTTCCATACCTGTTCCGACAAACGGTGCTTCGGCTTTTACCAGAGGCACAGCCTGACGCTGCATGTTCGAACCCATCAATGCGCGGTTGGCGTCATCGTTTTCCAGGAATGGAATAAGCGAAGCGGCAACCGAGACAAGCTGCTTGGGCGAGACGTCCATCAGCGTGACGTTTTCGTTCTGCGTCATCACGAATTCGCCGTTTTCACGTGCGGAAACGAGATCTTCGACGAAGAAACCCTTTTCGGTCAGTTCAGCCGATGCCTGGGCAACGGTGTGCTTCTGTTCTTCCATCGCGGACAGATATTTCACATCGCCCGAAACTTTCCCGTCCTTGACCATCCGGTAAGGCGTTTCGATGAAGCCGTATTTGTTGACCCGGCTGAACGATGCCAGCGAGTTGATCAGACCGATGTTCGGACCTTCGGGCGTTTCGATCGGGCAGATGCGGCCATAATGCGTCGGATGAACGTCGCGGACTTCGAAGCCGGCGCGTTCCCGCGTCAGACCGCCGGGGCCGAGAGCCGAAACACGGCGCTTGTGCGTCACTTCGGACAGAGGGTTGGTCTGGTCCATGAACTGCGACAGCTGGCTCGACCCGAAGAATTCGCGAACCGCGGCAACCGCCGGTTTCGCATTGATCAGATCGTTGGGCATGACAGTCGATACATCGACCGAGCTCATCCGCTCCTTAACCGCGCGCTCCATTCTCAGCAGGCCGACGCGGTACTGGTTTTCCAGCAGCTCGCCCACCGAACGCACGCGGCGGTTTCCAAGGTTGTCGATATCATCGACGTCGCCCTTGCCGTCCTTCAGACCGACAAGTTCCTTGACCACGGCAAGGATGTCTTCCTTGCGCAGGGTGGTTACGGTGTCTTCGGCGTCGAGTTCTAGACGCATGTTCAGCTTTACGCGGCCGACTGCCGACAGGTCATAACGGTCGCCGTCGAAGAACAGGCCTTCGAACAAGGCTTCTGCCGTTTCCTTCGTCGGTGGTTCGCCGGGACGCATGACCTTGTAGATCGCCTCGAGGCCCTCGTCGCGGTTTTCGGCCTTGTCGACCGCCAGAGTGTTGCGAATCCACGGGCCGGTGTTGACCTCGTCAATATCGAGCAGCTGCAGCCGGTCGAGACCGGCCGTTTCCAGCACTTCGATGTTTTCGGCGGTCACTTCTTCACCGGCTTCGATGTAGATCCGCCCGGTTTTCTCGTCGATGACGTCAAGCGCGGAATAGCGGCCGATGATTTCCTCGGTCGGGATCAGCAGATCCTTGAGGCCATCCTTGGCAGCCTTGTTTGCGCCGCGCGGCGTAATCTTCTGGTTGGCGGCAAAGATTTCTTCACCGGTTTTGGCGTCAACGAGCGCAAATGACGGCTTCTGGCCGCGCCATGTTTCCGGCACATAAGGCAGCTTCCAGCCCCCAAGATCACTGGCGCCTTTCTTGCCCGAAACACGTTCCCAGACGACCGTGTCGTAAAACTCGCTGAGGATGCCTTCGCTGTCGAGGCCAAGCGCATATAGCAGCGCGGTAACCGGCATCTTGCGCTTGCGGTCGATACGGACGTTGACGATGTCTTTCGCGTCAAATTCGAAATCGAGCCACGAACCGCGGTAAGGAATAACGCGCGCAGCAAACAGAAGTTTGCCCGAGCTGTGGGTTTTGCCGCGGTCATGATCGAACAATACGCCAGGCGAACGGTGCATCTGCGAAACGATAACACGCTCAGTACCATTGATAACGAAGGTGCCGTTATGCGTCATGAGCGGCATATCGCCCATGTAAACATCCTGCTCCTTGATATCGAGGACCGAACGGGTTTCGGTGTCCTGATCGACTTCGAATACGATCAGACGCAGCGTAACCTTCATCGGCGCTGCATAGGTAATGCCGCGCTGCTTGCATTCCTGAATGTCGTATTTCGGATCTTCGAGTTCATAATGCACGAAATCGAGTTCTGCCGAGCCGGCGAAATCACGAACCGGGAATACCGAGCGAAGCGTCTTCTCGAGGCCGGAAACATAACCCGCCGCCTTGTCGGAGCGGAGGAACTGTTCGTAGCTCTCACGCTGGACTTCGATCAGATTGGGCATTTCCACCACTTCGTGGATATCGCCGAAAATCTTGCGGATACGCTTTTTCGCGGAGCCATAGTTGGCCGCTTTCGCGCGCTTGGCTGCTTTTGTTTTCGTCACCGGGGTGTTCGCCGCCGGGGTGTTCGGCGCTTCGGACTTGGTTGCCATGGAGGAGATATGCCTCTTCTCTGATAGGCCGGAATTTGCACACCGGCTTGAAAATTTTCGAATTGCGGATGCGATTCTGTCAGACGCAAAGAAGGCCGCATGGCACACGCTCCCTCCATCGGGGAGATGTGGCCCGCAGCCTGCCGCGTCGTCAGAATGTCCCGCCGCTTCCTTCCCAGTCAGATCCCCGCGAATGGATCCGGCTTGCTCGAAGCGTGCGAGCTATGAAAGACCATATAGGAAACAGCCGCGCATGAGTCAAACGCTGCGATGACTTCCGCAAGCGCCCTGCCGGGGTCGGCGCGGCTGCCGAGCGCAACGTCAGCGAACACGAGTGGGACATTTTCTGTTTATCAATCAATGTTATATCGTTTTTCGATAAATCCGTTTGACAACGCATGAGAATTAATTATTGTTTATCAATATCAGAATTATCGGAGAACAATAATGATTCACATTTTCGATCACGCGCTCGCGGTTGTTTCGGCATTATTCGTCGCGGCATTAGTTACAGCGGCGCTGTTCATCCCGACTGCGCAATCCAGCGCGGCCATAACCGTATTTGCATCGCTCGCCTGACTTTAACGAGGAACCACGACATGACCACATTTGCCAAGGACCCGCTTCTCGCGGCCGCCAGGATCATCCTCTATTTCATACTTGGAGTGATTGCCTTTGCCGCGTTCTTCGTAACGCTGGGCGCAGCGGCGATGCTGCTCTACAATGCTGGTCTGCTGGCCGACATCCAGGATCCGGACATTCCGCGCAGCATGGGCTGGCAGGTCGCATTGCTGCTGCTTGCCGTTACCGGGGTGCTGTATCTGGGCTGGCGGTTCATGAAACATATGCTCGATATCGTGACCAGCGTAAGCGACGGCGATCCGTTTGTGCCCGCCAACGCCGACCGTCTGACCGCGATGGCATGGCTGATGCTCGCCATCAATCTGCTCGCCTTGCCGATCGGCGGCTTCGGGATCTACCTTGCAAAGAAACTGGG encodes the following:
- the rpoB gene encoding DNA-directed RNA polymerase subunit beta, with protein sequence MATKSEAPNTPAANTPVTKTKAAKRAKAANYGSAKKRIRKIFGDIHEVVEMPNLIEVQRESYEQFLRSDKAAGYVSGLEKTLRSVFPVRDFAGSAELDFVHYELEDPKYDIQECKQRGITYAAPMKVTLRLIVFEVDQDTETRSVLDIKEQDVYMGDMPLMTHNGTFVINGTERVIVSQMHRSPGVLFDHDRGKTHSSGKLLFAARVIPYRGSWLDFEFDAKDIVNVRIDRKRKMPVTALLYALGLDSEGILSEFYDTVVWERVSGKKGASDLGGWKLPYVPETWRGQKPSFALVDAKTGEEIFAANQKITPRGANKAAKDGLKDLLIPTEEIIGRYSALDVIDEKTGRIYIEAGEEVTAENIEVLETAGLDRLQLLDIDEVNTGPWIRNTLAVDKAENRDEGLEAIYKVMRPGEPPTKETAEALFEGLFFDGDRYDLSAVGRVKLNMRLELDAEDTVTTLRKEDILAVVKELVGLKDGKGDVDDIDNLGNRRVRSVGELLENQYRVGLLRMERAVKERMSSVDVSTVMPNDLINAKPAVAAVREFFGSSQLSQFMDQTNPLSEVTHKRRVSALGPGGLTRERAGFEVRDVHPTHYGRICPIETPEGPNIGLINSLASFSRVNKYGFIETPYRMVKDGKVSGDVKYLSAMEEQKHTVAQASAELTEKGFFVEDLVSARENGEFVMTQNENVTLMDVSPKQLVSVAASLIPFLENDDANRALMGSNMQRQAVPLVKAEAPFVGTGMEETVARDSGAAISAQRGGVVDQVDATRIVIRASGEVEAGRSGVDIYTLQKFQRSNQNTCINQRPLCKVGDIVEQGDILADGPSTDLGELALGRNSLVAFMPWNGYNYEDSILISERIVKDDVFTSIHIDEFEVMARDTKLGPEDITRDIPNVGEEALRNLDEAGIVYIGAEVHPGDILAGKITPKGESPMTPEEKLLRAIFGEKASDVRDTSLRLPPGVAGTVVEVRVFNRHGIEIDDRTRAIQNEEIERLRKDSQDERTILNRATYNRLADMLPGQTVSAAPKGVKKGVKIDADLLDSVEKHEWFKFAVADDNMQTQLEAVKFQYDEAVKIIEDKFDDRKEKLERGDELAPGVLKMVKVFVAVKRKLQPGDKMAGRHGNKGVISRILPAEDMPFLEDGTPVDIVLNPLGVPSRMNVGQIFETHLGMAARGLGQQVTAALEEWRAANPDPEAAKPPQVVVDKLKEIYGEQYHAELDARSPSDVIELAGNLTNGVPMGTPVFDGAREADVTEMLIQAGLPGSGQVTLFDGRTGDTFDRQVTVGYIYMLKLHHLVDDKIHARSIGPYSLVTQQPLGGKAQFGGQRFGEMEVWALQAYGAAYTLQEMLTVKSDDVVGRTKVYESIVKGDDTFEAGIPESFNVLVKEMRSLGLNVELSSLDDGEDDDGLAIAAE
- a CDS encoding DUF2975 domain-containing protein, coding for MTTFAKDPLLAAARIILYFILGVIAFAAFFVTLGAAAMLLYNAGLLADIQDPDIPRSMGWQVALLLLAVTGVLYLGWRFMKHMLDIVTSVSDGDPFVPANADRLTAMAWLMLAINLLALPIGGFGIYLAKKLGEHTGTAEVSMDFGGLTLILTLFILARVFRHGTSMRDDLEGTV